From the Sinorhizobium garamanticum genome, one window contains:
- a CDS encoding c-type cytochrome — MDLKDLHWTTIAKVLAVAAAGVIAVGAVVVWSGVYNVAASRDHLRITTWLFEVIRERSITTHSYPVKAPPLDDEGMVRLGAGHYEGGCAPCHSRPGEEINAIARGMLPAPPDLRTVGERRPVEEIFWIVKHGMKYTGMPAWSSSQRDDEVWAVTAFLARLPGATDDYADLAGLTRDAPDNPPGDLTHGRALTQCARCHENEGNGTNGDRIPRLAGQNEAYLLRSLQEYAERRRASGAMEPVVGPLDDNERRRQASYYSALRPAAMEKAAAPDPAQLRRGESIALRGIPQQQVPACMSCHSGRQSPHFPLLAGQHAAYITGQLRLWQQGGRRGSAYGRIMAAVAEALDPAQIEDVAAYLESQPNGVASRPPMAEARQ, encoded by the coding sequence GTGGACCTGAAGGATCTGCACTGGACGACCATTGCAAAGGTGCTCGCGGTGGCAGCCGCCGGTGTGATAGCGGTGGGCGCGGTTGTCGTCTGGTCCGGTGTCTACAATGTCGCAGCCTCGCGGGATCATCTGCGGATCACAACATGGCTGTTCGAAGTGATCCGCGAACGTTCGATCACCACCCACAGCTACCCGGTCAAGGCGCCGCCGCTCGACGACGAAGGTATGGTTCGCCTCGGCGCCGGCCATTACGAGGGCGGCTGCGCTCCCTGCCACAGCCGGCCCGGGGAAGAGATAAACGCGATCGCCAGAGGCATGCTGCCTGCGCCTCCCGATCTAAGGACCGTCGGTGAGCGGCGCCCGGTGGAGGAAATCTTCTGGATCGTCAAACACGGCATGAAATATACCGGTATGCCCGCATGGTCGAGCTCGCAGCGAGACGACGAGGTCTGGGCCGTGACCGCGTTCCTCGCCCGCCTTCCGGGCGCCACTGACGATTATGCGGACCTTGCGGGCCTCACGCGCGATGCACCGGACAATCCGCCTGGAGACCTGACGCATGGCCGTGCGCTAACACAATGTGCGCGCTGCCATGAAAATGAAGGTAACGGAACGAACGGCGACCGCATACCTCGGCTTGCGGGGCAGAACGAAGCCTATTTGCTGCGCAGCCTCCAAGAATATGCCGAACGACGCCGCGCGAGCGGTGCTATGGAACCGGTGGTCGGTCCGCTGGACGACAACGAGAGACGGAGGCAGGCATCCTACTACTCCGCCCTGCGACCTGCCGCGATGGAGAAGGCCGCCGCGCCCGACCCGGCGCAGCTTCGACGTGGCGAATCCATCGCGCTCCGCGGCATTCCACAACAGCAGGTGCCGGCCTGCATGAGCTGTCACTCCGGGCGGCAGTCGCCCCACTTCCCGCTGCTCGCCGGGCAACATGCGGCCTATATTACGGGACAGTTACGTCTCTGGCAGCAAGGCGGACGCAGAGGGTCGGCCTATGGGCGGATCATGGCTGCAGTCGCCGAGGCCCTCGACCCGGCACAGATCGAAGACGTTGCCGCCTATCTCGAGTCGCAGCCCAACGGAGTGGCATCTCGGCCCCCGATGGCGGAGGCGCGCCAATGA
- a CDS encoding cytochrome c oxidase subunit II gives MSIARLIAPLTLLALQGCAGIQSALEPTGAEAERINVLTWLLIFFSAAVFLGVCAITAAALFGGDALRERISGERLVIGGGLLFPILVLSLLLSYGFYLMGAGSPVAHSDSRLRIEVEGKRWWWRVTYVDENGRRIESANEIRLPVGQPVEIELTSADVIHSFWVPKLAGKLDMIPGRTNRMTLHVTQAGISRGQCAEYCGGPHALMAFFVIAMPEREFAAWLEREAADAALPPTDAEAVNGQALFQSSGCVACHRIRGTVAQGTIGPDLTHVGSRHSIAAATLENDPAAFARWIRDSQHVKPENLMPSFEIFTASELRQLAAYMDQLR, from the coding sequence ATGAGCATCGCCAGGTTGATCGCGCCGCTCACCCTCCTCGCGCTCCAAGGCTGTGCCGGCATTCAGTCGGCCCTCGAACCAACGGGTGCCGAGGCGGAGCGTATCAACGTCCTCACCTGGCTGCTGATCTTTTTCTCTGCTGCCGTCTTCCTTGGAGTTTGCGCGATCACGGCTGCAGCGCTCTTCGGCGGCGACGCCCTCCGTGAGCGGATATCCGGAGAACGGCTGGTGATCGGAGGCGGCCTCCTATTCCCGATCCTGGTCCTCAGTCTTCTGCTGAGCTACGGTTTTTATCTGATGGGAGCGGGCTCGCCGGTCGCACACTCGGACAGCCGGCTGCGTATCGAAGTCGAGGGCAAGCGCTGGTGGTGGCGGGTGACCTATGTCGACGAAAACGGCCGACGGATCGAGAGCGCCAATGAGATCCGCCTGCCCGTCGGCCAGCCGGTAGAGATCGAACTGACGTCGGCGGACGTCATCCATAGCTTCTGGGTTCCGAAGCTCGCCGGCAAGCTCGACATGATCCCGGGCCGCACCAACAGGATGACGCTTCACGTGACGCAGGCGGGCATCAGTCGCGGACAATGCGCCGAATATTGCGGCGGACCGCATGCCCTGATGGCCTTCTTCGTGATCGCCATGCCCGAACGTGAATTTGCCGCCTGGCTCGAGCGTGAAGCCGCCGATGCCGCTCTACCACCCACCGACGCAGAGGCGGTGAACGGACAGGCGCTGTTCCAGTCATCCGGCTGCGTTGCATGCCACAGGATACGGGGGACTGTTGCCCAGGGAACGATCGGCCCGGATCTGACCCATGTCGGGAGCCGGCATTCGATCGCCGCGGCAACGCTCGAAAACGACCCCGCGGCCTTCGCCCGATGGATTCGCGACAGCCAGCATGTGAAGCCGGAAAATCTCATGCCTTCTTTCGAAATCTTCACCGCGAGCGAGCTCCGGCAGCTTGCCGCTTATATGGATCAACTGAGGTGA
- the ctaD gene encoding cytochrome c oxidase subunit I, whose product MELPNPDPRPEGEVRELERIWAIPGGYRLLIEVNNTVIGLIYIGVAFLFFLMAGVLALIMRTQLAVGDNHLIGQDLYNQMFTVHGTTMMFLFAVPAMEALGVMLLPQVLAARDLPFPRLSAFAIWAYVVGGLVFFSTIFYDLAPKGGWFMYPPMTLTEYSPGDNADFWLLGIGFIEISAIAGAVEIVVGALRTRPPGMSLAKMPIFAWSMLIFAGMIMFAFPAVILATMMLEIERAFGWPFFTAALGGDPLLWQHLFWFFGHPDVYIIFLPAAGLVSMIVPTMARTPLVGYRLIVVALIGTGFFSFGLWVHHMFTTGIPALSMAFFSAASMAVAVPSGIQVFAWIATIAAGRQRFRITTASLFILGFLFIFILGGLTGVMVAMAPFDYQVHDTYFVVAHFHYVLVGGFVFPLFATFYYWAPLFSRRPLSERLGRWVFWLMFFGFNVAFLPMHVTGLKGMPRRVWTYPGDIGWDMLNTISTVGTYVLTAGVLLFVIDLIANFRVGQGDVENPWDAGTLEWLPNDVYSTRSVPHVTSREPLWDRPSLPQEVRDGHHYLPNAPTGGREALVTSPIHARPQYVVQIPGPGWPPFLAAIFTAACFLLLTIKLVTIAIICGGLAITFCLFWAWGLDPGPSKGMVDVAKDIRLPTYMTGPTSHSWWAMVVLMLVASSLYLAYVFSYLFLWVVSPEVWAPAGSPAPPPGRWPISTGALLLAGSGIVWLVSRGLKKIAASRVAMPAALLLSLACLVGALALELSGHLLTGLRPGDNAYGAMVYLGVVLFAQLAFALVILGLYTLARHLAGKLDAIRRVNFDNYMLLYHYTVVQSLLGLGLVHGFPRLIG is encoded by the coding sequence ATGGAACTGCCCAATCCCGATCCCCGGCCAGAGGGGGAAGTTCGCGAACTTGAGCGCATATGGGCGATACCGGGCGGCTATCGCCTCCTCATCGAGGTGAACAATACGGTTATCGGCCTCATCTATATCGGCGTCGCGTTTCTCTTCTTCCTGATGGCCGGCGTCCTGGCGCTCATCATGCGTACACAATTGGCCGTCGGCGACAATCACCTCATTGGTCAGGATCTCTACAATCAGATGTTCACCGTTCACGGCACGACGATGATGTTCCTGTTCGCCGTGCCGGCGATGGAGGCACTCGGCGTCATGCTGCTGCCGCAGGTACTTGCCGCGCGGGATCTGCCGTTCCCGCGCCTCAGTGCCTTCGCCATCTGGGCCTATGTGGTCGGCGGGTTGGTTTTCTTCTCGACGATCTTCTACGATCTGGCGCCGAAAGGCGGCTGGTTCATGTACCCGCCGATGACGCTCACCGAATATTCTCCGGGTGACAACGCCGATTTCTGGCTGCTAGGCATCGGCTTCATCGAGATCTCGGCGATTGCCGGCGCGGTCGAGATCGTCGTCGGCGCGCTCAGGACCCGGCCACCGGGCATGTCGCTCGCGAAGATGCCTATCTTCGCCTGGTCGATGCTGATCTTCGCGGGCATGATCATGTTCGCCTTTCCCGCGGTGATCCTCGCGACGATGATGCTCGAGATCGAGCGGGCGTTCGGCTGGCCATTCTTCACGGCCGCACTCGGGGGCGATCCGCTGCTGTGGCAGCATCTCTTCTGGTTCTTCGGTCATCCAGACGTCTACATCATCTTCCTGCCGGCCGCAGGCCTGGTCTCGATGATCGTTCCGACAATGGCGCGCACGCCGCTCGTCGGCTACCGCCTGATCGTGGTAGCCCTGATCGGCACCGGCTTTTTCAGCTTCGGCCTATGGGTGCACCACATGTTCACCACCGGTATCCCAGCGCTGAGCATGGCCTTCTTCTCGGCCGCCAGCATGGCGGTCGCCGTTCCCTCGGGTATCCAGGTCTTCGCCTGGATCGCGACGATCGCCGCCGGGAGGCAGCGTTTCCGCATCACGACCGCATCGCTGTTCATCCTCGGCTTCCTATTCATCTTCATCCTCGGCGGGCTCACCGGCGTGATGGTGGCGATGGCGCCGTTCGACTATCAGGTGCACGACACCTATTTCGTCGTCGCCCATTTCCATTACGTGCTGGTCGGCGGGTTCGTATTCCCGCTGTTTGCCACCTTCTATTACTGGGCGCCACTGTTCAGCCGACGGCCGCTCTCCGAGCGGCTCGGCCGCTGGGTGTTCTGGCTGATGTTCTTCGGCTTCAACGTCGCCTTCCTGCCGATGCACGTGACGGGCCTCAAGGGCATGCCCCGACGCGTCTGGACCTATCCCGGCGACATCGGTTGGGACATGCTGAACACCATCTCTACCGTTGGAACCTACGTGCTGACCGCCGGAGTTCTGCTCTTCGTGATTGACCTCATCGCAAACTTTCGCGTCGGACAAGGCGATGTAGAGAACCCATGGGACGCCGGCACGCTGGAATGGCTGCCGAACGACGTCTACTCCACCCGCAGCGTTCCCCACGTCACGAGTCGCGAGCCCCTGTGGGACAGGCCGAGCCTTCCGCAGGAGGTGCGTGACGGCCATCACTATCTGCCCAATGCGCCGACGGGCGGGCGAGAGGCCCTCGTCACGTCACCAATCCATGCCCGTCCACAATACGTCGTCCAGATACCGGGACCCGGCTGGCCACCCTTCCTCGCTGCCATCTTCACGGCCGCATGTTTCCTATTGCTAACGATCAAGCTGGTGACGATCGCCATCATCTGCGGCGGGCTGGCCATTACCTTTTGCCTCTTCTGGGCCTGGGGGCTTGATCCCGGACCATCGAAGGGCATGGTGGACGTCGCCAAGGACATTCGCCTGCCGACTTACATGACGGGACCGACGTCACATTCCTGGTGGGCCATGGTGGTTCTGATGTTGGTGGCGTCATCCCTTTACCTCGCCTATGTCTTCTCCTACCTGTTTCTCTGGGTCGTCTCGCCCGAGGTCTGGGCACCAGCCGGATCTCCGGCACCGCCACCCGGCCGGTGGCCAATTTCGACCGGGGCGCTGCTGCTCGCGGGCTCTGGCATCGTGTGGCTGGTCAGCCGCGGGCTCAAAAAGATCGCGGCATCGCGCGTCGCGATGCCGGCGGCTCTGCTGCTGTCGCTCGCCTGCCTGGTCGGCGCGCTTGCACTCGAACTCTCGGGGCATCTGCTAACCGGCTTGCGTCCCGGCGACAACGCCTACGGCGCCATGGTCTATCTCGGTGTGGTCCTCTTCGCACAGCTTGCTTTCGCGCTCGTGATCCTGGGGCTGTATACCCTGGCGCGGCATCTGGCTGGCAAGCTCGACGCGATACGCCGCGTGAACTTCGACAATTATATGCTGCTTTACCACTACACCGTTGTCCAATCACTGCTCGGGCTCGGGCTGGTGCACGGCTTCCCGCGGCTGATCGGGTAG
- a CDS encoding acyl-CoA dehydrogenase has product MSLRTFRRDTITKPVFKWASRIMPEISETERDAIEAGTVWWDRELFTGDPDWEKLLAMPAAKLSAEEQDFMHGPVRELCAMVDDWKINWEQCDLPREVWDFLREKKFFGMIIPKQYGGLGFSNTAHSEVVRTVSSCSVVAGVTVMVPNSLGPSELLMHFGTDEQRDYWLPRLADGREIPCFALTSPEAGSDAAAMADTGVVEYGEREGKRVLGVRLNFHKRYITLGPIATVAGLAFKMYDPENHLGRGEELGITVALLPMSTPGVRHGERHIPQFTHFQNGPLYGEDVFLPLDLILGGEKQIGEGWKMLMTALAAGRGISLPAQSAAAAAICARSAGAYARVRNQFDVPIGMFEGIRKPLADIAANIYQIDAARRLTIAALDEGHRPSVISAIMKLHATERMRDSVGKAMDIHGGKAIIDGPRNYLGSQFRSAPIGVTVEGANILTRNLMIFGQGAVRSHPYMLKEMLALSDEDEAKGLDAFDKVVWGHVGHLFAVLWRAFVRGWSGGRIGPAPAEAAMPGYWKQLSRHAAAFALLADLSLLTLGGALRRKEMISARLGDILSEVYLLGAVLKRFEAEGQHEEDRPIVDYVMRGGQGRIAGAFAGVLDNLPSRWVAFLVRLVAFPAGISAPAPSDELTSTVAETLMKDSPQRDRLTPDIYLGEGREEHPLKDLERAFRYVTAAEPIEKKMRDMHVRDLEEARGKGVISEAEFTQLAEAKAAVDRVIAVDAFPMEEISPIAAQHRRKKTMRDRRSARSDAAQ; this is encoded by the coding sequence ATGAGCCTGCGCACTTTCCGACGCGACACCATTACCAAGCCAGTGTTCAAATGGGCCTCGCGCATCATGCCGGAGATCTCGGAAACCGAACGGGACGCAATCGAGGCCGGCACGGTGTGGTGGGATCGCGAGCTTTTCACCGGCGATCCCGACTGGGAAAAGCTTCTCGCTATGCCGGCCGCGAAACTGTCCGCAGAGGAGCAGGACTTCATGCATGGGCCGGTGCGCGAACTCTGTGCGATGGTCGATGACTGGAAAATAAACTGGGAGCAATGTGACCTGCCGCGTGAGGTCTGGGATTTCCTGCGCGAGAAGAAGTTCTTCGGCATGATCATCCCGAAGCAATATGGCGGTCTCGGCTTTTCAAATACCGCGCATTCGGAGGTCGTTCGCACTGTCTCCTCCTGCAGTGTCGTAGCCGGCGTGACGGTAATGGTGCCGAATTCGCTCGGCCCCAGCGAACTGCTGATGCATTTCGGCACCGACGAGCAGCGCGATTACTGGTTACCCAGACTCGCCGACGGGCGTGAGATCCCCTGCTTCGCGCTGACTTCACCTGAGGCTGGCTCGGATGCGGCGGCAATGGCCGACACCGGCGTCGTCGAATATGGCGAACGGGAGGGCAAAAGGGTTCTGGGTGTCAGGCTCAACTTCCACAAGCGCTACATCACGCTCGGCCCCATCGCCACGGTGGCGGGTCTCGCCTTCAAGATGTACGACCCGGAAAATCATCTCGGCCGCGGCGAGGAGCTCGGCATCACGGTTGCGTTGTTGCCGATGTCGACGCCAGGCGTTAGGCATGGCGAGCGGCACATTCCGCAATTCACCCATTTCCAGAACGGTCCGCTTTACGGCGAGGACGTGTTCTTGCCACTCGATCTGATCTTGGGCGGCGAGAAGCAGATAGGAGAAGGCTGGAAGATGCTGATGACGGCGCTCGCCGCCGGTCGCGGCATTTCGTTGCCAGCGCAGTCGGCAGCGGCGGCGGCCATCTGTGCACGCTCCGCCGGCGCCTATGCGCGGGTCAGGAACCAGTTCGACGTGCCGATCGGCATGTTCGAGGGTATCCGGAAGCCGCTTGCCGATATTGCCGCAAACATTTACCAGATCGATGCCGCGCGACGGCTCACCATCGCCGCTCTCGACGAGGGACACAGGCCGTCGGTGATCTCGGCCATCATGAAACTCCATGCCACCGAGCGGATGCGCGATTCCGTCGGGAAGGCGATGGACATCCACGGCGGCAAGGCGATCATCGATGGCCCGAGGAATTATCTTGGCAGCCAATTCAGGTCGGCGCCGATCGGCGTCACGGTCGAGGGCGCGAATATTCTCACGCGCAATCTTATGATCTTCGGTCAGGGCGCAGTGCGCTCGCATCCCTATATGCTGAAGGAAATGCTGGCGCTGTCGGATGAGGATGAGGCGAAAGGTCTGGACGCATTCGACAAGGTGGTCTGGGGCCATGTCGGGCATTTATTCGCTGTGCTTTGGCGAGCCTTCGTCCGCGGCTGGTCGGGTGGGCGGATCGGTCCGGCGCCAGCCGAGGCGGCGATGCCCGGCTACTGGAAACAGCTCTCGCGGCATGCCGCAGCCTTCGCGCTGCTTGCGGATCTCTCGCTGCTGACGTTGGGCGGCGCGCTCAGGCGCAAGGAAATGATCTCAGCCAGACTGGGCGACATACTTTCGGAAGTCTACCTGCTCGGCGCAGTCCTGAAGCGCTTCGAGGCAGAGGGGCAGCATGAGGAAGATCGACCGATCGTCGACTATGTGATGCGCGGGGGGCAGGGCCGCATCGCGGGCGCCTTTGCCGGCGTGCTCGACAATCTGCCCTCGCGCTGGGTGGCATTCCTTGTCAGGCTGGTCGCTTTTCCCGCTGGCATATCCGCTCCGGCGCCGTCCGACGAACTGACGAGCACGGTGGCCGAAACACTGATGAAGGATTCGCCCCAGCGAGACCGGCTGACGCCTGACATCTACCTGGGTGAAGGTCGCGAGGAGCATCCGCTGAAGGATCTCGAGCGGGCTTTCAGGTACGTCACTGCGGCCGAACCCATCGAAAAAAAGATGCGCGACATGCATGTCCGTGACCTGGAAGAGGCACGCGGCAAGGGTGTGATCAGTGAAGCGGAATTTACGCAGCTCGCCGAAGCCAAGGCGGCGGTGGACCGCGTGATAGCAGTCGACGCATTTCCCATGGAAGAGATATCGCCGATCGCCGCGCAGCATCGAAGAAAGAAGACGATGCGCGACAGGCGCTCGGCACGCTCCGATGCCGCGCAGTGA
- a CDS encoding acetyl-CoA hydrolase/transferase C-terminal domain-containing protein: MTGKPEQHQRAESIADRIIERLDGRIVLGLPLGLGKANLVANALFERAVEDKAIDLEIFTALTLEKPSWSSDMERRFVEPLVERLYSGCPDIAYAEALREGKLPENVRVSEFFFVAGRWLAVEIAQQNYISANYTHVGRYVIDRGINVLAQLVAKRGDGADAEYSLSCNTDITLDILPKMRARREPFLLVGEVSSQLPFMPGEAALPAGEFDLVLDGPDRDRPLFVVPREAVSTADHAIGIHAASLVKDGGTLQIGIGSLGDALTAGLILRQRRPELFADALHRLSAHDEAAKRETGAFETGLYAASEMFVDGFMDLYRERILKRRASDGAILHSGFFVGSTAFHRFLRDLPEEERALFQMRGISFVNELYGDEEQKRADRVNACFVNNAMMVTLMGATVSDALADGRVVSGVGGQYNFAAQAFALEGGRSIITINAARQARGRRESHLVWSYGHTTLPRHLRDMVVTEYGVADLRGKSDRDCIAAMLAITDSAFQDELLDTAKSAGKIEKDFTIPSASRRNTPARIAEALLPVRKQGWCATFPFGTEFTAEEQHLVRALRHLKHTSASMRLLARAVLASLTQGQPDQEERAALERMQLAAPATLRERFYAKLLLLALRRGRCMSP; the protein is encoded by the coding sequence GTGACGGGCAAGCCAGAACAGCATCAACGGGCCGAAAGCATCGCCGACCGCATCATCGAGCGTCTCGACGGACGCATCGTTCTCGGGCTTCCACTCGGACTTGGCAAAGCCAATCTCGTCGCCAATGCCCTGTTCGAAAGGGCGGTCGAGGACAAGGCGATCGATCTTGAGATATTCACGGCGCTGACGCTGGAAAAACCTTCCTGGTCGAGCGACATGGAACGCCGCTTCGTCGAGCCGTTGGTTGAACGGCTATATTCGGGCTGTCCGGATATCGCTTACGCCGAGGCGCTGCGCGAAGGCAAGTTGCCGGAAAACGTCCGCGTCAGTGAGTTCTTTTTCGTCGCCGGTCGCTGGCTCGCGGTCGAGATCGCCCAGCAGAACTACATCTCGGCCAATTACACCCATGTCGGCCGCTACGTCATCGACCGTGGCATCAACGTGCTCGCGCAACTTGTGGCAAAGCGCGGCGACGGCGCGGACGCCGAGTATAGCCTGTCCTGCAATACCGACATCACGCTCGATATTCTGCCGAAGATGAGGGCGCGGCGGGAGCCGTTCCTGCTTGTGGGCGAAGTCAGCTCGCAATTGCCCTTCATGCCGGGCGAGGCGGCGCTGCCGGCTGGCGAATTCGATCTCGTTCTCGACGGACCCGATCGCGATCGGCCGCTCTTCGTCGTGCCGAGGGAGGCGGTATCGACGGCCGACCACGCCATCGGCATTCATGCGGCAAGCCTGGTGAAGGATGGCGGAACGCTGCAGATCGGCATCGGCTCGCTCGGCGACGCGCTAACGGCCGGTCTGATCCTGCGGCAGCGGCGGCCCGAGCTTTTCGCCGACGCGCTGCATCGCCTCTCCGCGCACGACGAGGCTGCAAAGCGGGAGACCGGAGCCTTCGAGACCGGTCTCTACGCCGCCAGCGAAATGTTCGTCGACGGCTTCATGGATCTGTACCGGGAACGCATCCTCAAGCGCCGTGCCTCCGATGGGGCAATCCTGCATTCCGGCTTCTTTGTCGGCAGCACCGCGTTCCACCGATTTCTCCGGGACCTGCCGGAGGAGGAACGTGCCCTTTTCCAGATGCGGGGCATTTCCTTCGTCAATGAACTTTACGGCGACGAGGAGCAAAAACGGGCCGATCGGGTAAATGCGTGTTTCGTCAACAACGCGATGATGGTGACGCTCATGGGTGCAACCGTTTCGGACGCGCTCGCGGACGGCCGCGTCGTCTCAGGTGTCGGCGGGCAGTACAATTTCGCCGCCCAGGCCTTCGCGCTTGAAGGCGGGCGCTCCATTATCACAATCAACGCCGCACGCCAGGCGCGCGGGCGCCGTGAATCGCACCTAGTCTGGTCCTACGGCCACACGACGCTGCCGCGGCACCTGCGCGACATGGTCGTGACCGAATACGGCGTTGCTGATCTGCGCGGCAAATCCGATCGTGACTGCATCGCCGCTATGCTGGCAATCACCGATTCGGCCTTTCAGGACGAACTGCTCGATACGGCGAAATCCGCCGGCAAGATCGAGAAGGATTTTACCATTCCATCAGCGTCCCGCCGCAATACTCCGGCGCGCATAGCCGAAGCGCTTCTCCCAGTGCGTAAGCAAGGCTGGTGCGCCACGTTTCCATTCGGCACCGAGTTTACTGCAGAAGAGCAGCACCTGGTTCGGGCGCTCCGGCATCTGAAGCATACAAGTGCCTCCATGCGATTGCTTGCGCGAGCGGTCCTTGCATCTTTGACCCAAGGTCAGCCCGACCAGGAGGAGCGCGCGGCACTCGAAAGGATGCAGCTTGCAGCCCCAGCGACTCTGCGCGAAAGGTTCTATGCAAAGCTCCTTCTCTTGGCGCTCAGGCGCGGCCGCTGCATGTCGCCTTAA
- a CDS encoding 3-hydroxyacyl-CoA dehydrogenase NAD-binding domain-containing protein encodes MMPTEKASVWETLSPRNTVLGPGTFLKAFTHWRLSKGPADIAWLVLDRANESANTLSEAVIAELDTALAEIEGMGAKALVIRSAKKGGFIAGADIRDFKGAAEVREVEKRMRWAHGLIDRLAALSIPTVAVIHGYCLGGGLEIALACKYRIALSDARLGFPEIRLGLHPGLGGTFRLTALIDPVEAMTMMLTGRTVHAKKAKALGLVDAVVEERHVDNAVRAAVAGQMKTDRGSWKSGVFGLAAARQLAARRFRAEAEKRAPKQHYPAPYRLIDLWEKHGGDAKAMQRDEITSFSELLVSETAQNLMRVFFLREKLKDSAKGESGIRHVHVIGAGTMGGDIAAWCAARGLRVTLADLDHEVIARAIGRAAEFYDKKLHSSIERRDALDRLIPDFEGIGVAKADLVIEAVVEKTDVKRKVFEGIAPKMKEGAILATNTSSIPLEVLREGLAFPDRLVGLHFFNPVAKMELVEVVAHDQASQATLDKVHGFCGAIDRLPAAVKSAPGFLVNRALTAYLTEAFVMVDEGTPKETIDRAAEDFGMPMGPIELADRVGLDIGLEVVRMLKDKLDDPIPEIPAWLEEKVKNGETGRKAGKGLYAYDDKGKPKKASATSPPGPEMTDRLLLPMLNACVRCLREGIVKDEETLDGAMIFATGFAPFRGGPVHYARSRGTADIVETLKRLEQRHGRRFAPDKGWGALSGGP; translated from the coding sequence ATGATGCCGACAGAGAAAGCCTCCGTCTGGGAAACGCTCTCCCCCCGCAACACGGTGCTTGGGCCGGGGACCTTCCTGAAGGCTTTCACGCATTGGCGGCTGAGCAAGGGGCCGGCTGATATCGCCTGGCTGGTGCTCGACCGGGCTAACGAAAGCGCGAACACCTTGTCGGAAGCCGTCATCGCTGAACTCGACACGGCGCTTGCCGAGATAGAGGGCATGGGTGCCAAGGCCCTCGTCATCCGCTCGGCCAAGAAGGGCGGCTTTATTGCGGGCGCTGACATCCGCGACTTCAAAGGCGCGGCCGAGGTGCGCGAGGTAGAGAAGCGTATGAGGTGGGCGCACGGGCTCATCGACCGGTTGGCGGCGCTCTCGATACCGACCGTAGCAGTGATCCATGGCTATTGCCTCGGCGGCGGTCTGGAAATCGCACTCGCCTGCAAATACCGCATTGCCTTGAGTGACGCGAGACTGGGCTTTCCCGAGATAAGACTCGGCCTGCATCCCGGGCTCGGCGGCACGTTTCGGCTGACGGCGCTGATCGATCCCGTCGAGGCGATGACGATGATGCTGACGGGAAGGACCGTGCACGCGAAGAAAGCCAAGGCGCTGGGCCTTGTCGACGCGGTTGTCGAGGAACGCCATGTCGACAATGCCGTGCGCGCCGCCGTCGCGGGCCAGATGAAGACGGATCGCGGCAGCTGGAAATCGGGTGTGTTCGGGCTCGCGGCGGCGCGCCAGCTCGCCGCTCGCCGGTTTCGGGCCGAGGCGGAGAAACGAGCGCCGAAGCAGCACTATCCGGCGCCGTACCGGCTCATCGATCTCTGGGAAAAGCATGGCGGCGATGCCAAGGCCATGCAAAGAGACGAGATCACCTCATTCTCGGAACTGCTTGTCAGCGAGACGGCGCAGAACCTCATGCGGGTCTTCTTCCTGCGCGAAAAGCTGAAGGACTCCGCCAAGGGCGAAAGCGGCATTCGGCACGTCCACGTTATCGGCGCAGGCACGATGGGTGGCGATATCGCGGCCTGGTGCGCAGCGCGAGGGCTGCGTGTCACGCTCGCCGACCTCGACCACGAGGTCATCGCCAGGGCGATCGGTCGCGCCGCCGAGTTCTACGACAAGAAGCTTCATTCGAGCATCGAACGGCGCGACGCTCTCGACCGTCTGATCCCCGATTTCGAGGGGATAGGCGTCGCCAAGGCGGATCTCGTCATAGAGGCGGTCGTGGAGAAGACGGACGTCAAACGCAAGGTGTTTGAAGGGATCGCGCCGAAAATGAAAGAGGGCGCTATCCTCGCCACCAACACGTCGAGCATTCCGCTCGAGGTGCTGCGTGAGGGCCTGGCCTTTCCGGATCGCCTGGTCGGCCTGCATTTCTTCAACCCGGTCGCCAAGATGGAACTCGTGGAGGTTGTCGCTCACGACCAGGCGAGCCAGGCGACGCTCGACAAGGTGCACGGCTTCTGCGGCGCGATCGACCGGTTGCCCGCCGCCGTGAAGAGCGCGCCCGGCTTCCTCGTCAACCGTGCCCTGACGGCGTATCTCACAGAGGCTTTCGTCATGGTCGACGAGGGAACGCCCAAAGAGACCATCGACAGGGCGGCGGAGGATTTCGGAATGCCGATGGGGCCGATAGAACTCGCCGACCGCGTCGGGCTCGACATCGGTCTCGAGGTCGTCCGTATGCTCAAGGACAAGCTCGACGATCCCATTCCCGAGATTCCGGCCTGGCTCGAGGAGAAGGTCAAAAACGGCGAAACCGGCCGAAAAGCGGGCAAGGGACTCTATGCCTATGACGACAAGGGCAAGCCGAAAAAGGCGTCCGCGACATCGCCACCTGGTCCGGAGATGACGGATCGCCTCCTTCTGCCCATGCTCAACGCCTGCGTGCGCTGCCTGCGCGAGGGCATCGTCAAGGATGAAGAGACGCTCGACGGCGCGATGATCTTCGCGACCGGTTTCGCGCCGTTCCGCGGCGGACCGGTACACTATGCGCGTAGCCGCGGTACGGCGGACATCGTTGAGACGCTCAAGCGGCTGGAACAGCGGCACGGGCGCCGGTTTGCCCCCGACAAGGGCTGGGGGGCATTGAGCGGAGGGCCGTGA